The following proteins are encoded in a genomic region of Corylus avellana chromosome ca4, CavTom2PMs-1.0:
- the LOC132178355 gene encoding UPF0481 protein At3g47200-like, with protein MMPVNGFDLLSHCINGKLASLTPNDPECCIFRVHSQLRNINDKAYEPQLLAIGPYHRGKDGLRQMEEHKLRYLHLLLRRINENSVEAYISAMRELEGRARRCYAEPISLTTDEFVEMMLLDGCFIIELFRKFRRRYLIGDPCDPIFQLDWMCPMLLCDVLLFENQLPFFVLTKLFEMTAVPNQQGNLIDLALFFLEDSLPCERRSSESLQNSGHLLALAHKSITPPYVRINTHVNVIDVEEWNTIPSATEIKEAGVKFKKLEGVNLFDIKFNNGVMEIPPLQIDDGLESLFRNLIAYEQYSRNNNAKYFTEYMNFMDNLINSPKDVELLRRRGIIENWLGDDEAVSTMFNKLGDGVTVSNLSYAQIFRDVNKYCCRPWNVRKAKLRHNYFNSPWASISFFAAVFVILLALTQTTFSFLPYITPQK; from the coding sequence ATGATGCCCGTTAATGGATTTGATCTTCTCTCCCATTGTATTAATGGAAAGCTTGCTAGCTTGACTCCCAATGATCCGGAGTGTTGTATATTTAGAGTGCATAGCCAGTTACGCAACATAAATGACAAGGCATATGAACCTCAGTTACTTGCCATTGGTCCTTACCACCGCGGCAAGGATGGGTTGAGGCAGATGGAAGAGCACAAATTGCGCTATTTACACCTACTTCTTCGAAGGATAAACGAAAATAGTGTGGAAGCATACATTAGTGCCATGAGAGAATTGGAAGGAAGAGCTCGTAGATGCTATGCAGAACCCATTAGCCTAACCACTGATGAGTTTGTAGAAATGATGCTTCTTGATGGGTGTTTCATCATTGAGTTGTTTCGCAAGTTCAGAAGGAGGTATCTAATAGGTGATCCATGTGACCCAATCTTTCAATTGGATTGGATGTGCCCTATGTTATTGTGTGATGTACTGCTATTCGAAAACCAACTTCCATTCTTTGTTCTCACTAAATTGTTCGAGATGACAGCTGTTCCAAACCAGCAGGGCAACCTTATTGATCTAGCCTTGTTTTTCTTGGAAGACTCATTGCCATGTGAACGCCGTAGCTCTGAATCGCTCCAAAATAGTGGGCATCTACTTGCTTTGGCACATAAATCTATCACTCCACCATATGTAAGAATCAATACACATGTGAATGTTATAGATGTGGAAGAGTGGAATACGATACCTAGTGCCACAGAGATTAAAGAGGCTGGAGTCAAATTCAAGAAGCTAGAGGGAGTCAACTTGTTTGACATAAAGTTCAACAATGGGGTAATGGAAATTCCACCTTTGCAAATAGATGATGGATTAGAATCTTTGTTCCGAAATCTGATTGCATATGAGCAATACAGTCGAAATAATAATGCCAAATACTTCACAGAATATATGAACTTCATGGATAATCTCATCAACTCTCCAAAGGATGTTGAATTACTTCGTCGACGAGGAATTATTGAAAATTGGTTGGGCGATGACGAAGCTGTCTCCACCATGTTTAACAAGCTTGGGGACGGTGTCACAGTATCCAACTTGAGCTATGCTCAAATTTTCAGAGATGTGAACAAGTATTGCTGCAGACCTTGGAATGTGCGGAAGGCAAAATTGAGGCACAACTACTTCAACAGTCCTTGGGCATCAATTTCGTTTTTTGCAGCTGTCTTTGTGATCCTGCTTGCTTTAACACAGACcacattttcctttcttccttaCATTACTCCCCAAAAGTAA